One window of the Deltaproteobacteria bacterium genome contains the following:
- a CDS encoding methyltransferase domain-containing protein: protein MSKRKFFIEFLKNWRGTGSIIPSSRFLTRKMLEAVDFDSTQLIIEFGPGTGPFTKALLKRLGPQAKLWVVEMNPKFCKALEKIQDQRLRIIHDSADQIKKYLNGKKADYILSGLPLAVFKKELNEQILHAVLACLKESGKFIQFQYSRTSHRLLKSFFPQVKIKFTPLNTPPAFVYVCSQGAD, encoded by the coding sequence ATGAGCAAACGGAAATTTTTTATTGAATTCTTAAAGAATTGGCGGGGCACCGGTTCGATTATTCCTAGTTCTCGCTTTTTGACCCGCAAAATGCTGGAGGCCGTTGATTTTGATTCAACCCAACTGATTATCGAATTTGGCCCTGGCACCGGGCCCTTCACCAAGGCTCTTTTAAAAAGGCTAGGGCCGCAAGCCAAACTATGGGTCGTTGAAATGAACCCCAAATTTTGCAAGGCCCTCGAAAAAATCCAAGATCAACGTTTACGCATTATTCATGATTCCGCTGATCAAATTAAAAAATACCTCAATGGTAAAAAGGCTGACTATATTTTATCAGGCTTGCCGCTGGCGGTTTTTAAGAAAGAACTCAACGAACAAATTTTACACGCTGTATTGGCCTGCTTAAAAGAATCGGGCAAATTTATTCAATTTCAATACTCCAGAACTTCCCATCGTTTATTAAAATCCTTCTTTCCCCAAGTAAAAATAAAATTCACCCCCCTCAACACCCCTCCGGCCTTTGTGTATGTTTGCAGTCAAGGCGCCGATTAA
- a CDS encoding phosphatase PAP2 family protein produces MKTVREKQYFALLIVAIYNCLLLPQLAVVQKIDQIFYEFLTSVRTVGGISWMSFISELGGTATYLVFLALVILFCLMKRNWRALIWSLVFFNLMKFGNYWIKLLVARPRPPDGMLELQTYSMPSGHAANAILIYGTLWIFLYLKTKNVGIRCVGFIFGITIIFAISLSRMYLGVHYLSDVLMGMLWTTLMLALAFNFFAKRLSNPQVRRTGYAQGT; encoded by the coding sequence ATGAAAACCGTGCGCGAAAAGCAATACTTCGCCTTACTCATCGTAGCAATCTATAATTGTTTGTTGTTGCCACAACTTGCTGTTGTTCAAAAAATCGACCAAATCTTTTATGAATTTTTAACATCGGTTCGCACCGTTGGTGGAATTTCATGGATGAGTTTCATAAGTGAGCTTGGAGGGACTGCCACCTATTTAGTTTTTTTAGCTCTAGTGATTTTATTTTGCCTTATGAAACGCAACTGGAGGGCTTTAATATGGAGTTTAGTTTTTTTTAATCTTATGAAATTTGGGAATTATTGGATCAAATTATTAGTAGCGCGCCCGCGCCCACCTGATGGCATGCTTGAACTGCAGACGTACAGCATGCCCAGTGGCCATGCCGCCAATGCCATCTTAATTTATGGCACTCTGTGGATTTTTCTCTACCTAAAAACCAAAAACGTTGGGATACGCTGCGTCGGTTTTATATTTGGAATCACGATTATTTTCGCCATTAGTTTATCCCGCATGTATTTAGGTGTTCATTATTTAAGCGATGTATTAATGGGCATGTTGTGGACTACCTTAATGTTGGCTTTAGCGTTTAACTTTTTTGCAAAACGGTTGTCCAACCCTCAAGTAAGGAGGACGGGGTATGCCCAAGGGACTTAA
- a CDS encoding PHP domain-containing protein, whose protein sequence is MTPIDLHMHSTYSDGTLPPEAIVKIAKKNGVKVMSLTDHDTVAGIAETFAAAQHAGIQVIPGIELSVHVDDEEVHVLGYSFDWQNIEFQKFLIELKNDRRRRMQQMLLNLQAIGISLTEEDIQQQMTDDTSPGRPHVARALVAKGVIKNVQTAFDQLLKKGKPGYAKRQSVSAEKIIQWIHALGGTTSVAHPGLIKQSSTLQKIITLGVDALEVYHPDHPSKTRRQLARMANQHGIGVTLGCDYHGTGFHNSVEPGKMNAPEAVCLELLKKFAS, encoded by the coding sequence GTGACCCCTATTGACCTGCACATGCACAGCACCTACTCCGATGGCACGCTCCCACCCGAAGCCATCGTCAAAATAGCCAAAAAAAATGGGGTTAAGGTTATGAGTCTTACCGATCATGACACCGTGGCTGGAATCGCCGAAACCTTCGCGGCTGCGCAACACGCTGGCATTCAAGTCATCCCGGGCATTGAATTGAGCGTACACGTCGATGATGAAGAAGTGCACGTTTTAGGTTATAGCTTTGATTGGCAAAATATTGAGTTTCAAAAATTTTTAATCGAATTAAAAAACGACCGCCGCCGTCGCATGCAACAAATGTTATTAAATCTCCAAGCCATCGGCATCTCCCTTACTGAAGAAGACATTCAACAACAAATGACCGACGACACCTCGCCCGGCCGGCCCCATGTAGCCCGAGCCCTGGTGGCCAAGGGAGTGATCAAGAATGTGCAGACTGCCTTTGACCAACTTTTAAAAAAAGGCAAACCGGGCTATGCCAAAAGACAATCGGTTTCTGCTGAAAAAATAATCCAATGGATTCATGCCTTAGGCGGCACCACCTCGGTAGCCCATCCCGGGCTTATCAAACAAAGTAGCACCTTGCAAAAAATCATCACCCTTGGCGTAGATGCTCTCGAAGTTTACCATCCCGACCACCCAAGTAAGACCCGTCGCCAACTAGCGCGAATGGCCAACCAACATGGCATCGGCGTGACCTTAGGGTGTGATTATCATGGAACGGGATTTCATAATAGTGTAGAGCCTGGCAAGATGAATGCCCCCGAAGCCGTTTGTCTTGAACTTTTAAAAAAATTCGCCTCATGA
- a CDS encoding leucyl aminopeptidase produces MKIFTTTKPLQQMKGDILVLPYLDGKLLSHPLIKQVEAKLSGTITALCKKTKFEGSFGSRKLITSHGRLPFDYVLILGMGDTKSLTLESFRKAASRTLKVARKLHVHTIASALSLIPTSFPDTEVASALTEGTLLGSYQFKTYKTKKNPLPNPEAMHFILSGKTSVQKFTQGIRIGETLAQGVYLSRDLGNIPAADKPPLKLAQIASGLKGVRVRVFRQAQLKKMKMNGILVVGKGSVQPPVFVEMIYRPQGRSKKVVALVGKGITFDSGGLSLKPPKGMEGMKDDMSGAGNVIAIMQVLAQLKPNIEVRGYFAAAENMPSGTAQRPGDVYRAHNGTTVEVLNTDAEGRLVLGDALSYASDRKPDYLIDMATLTGACVVALGEEYAGILGNDTELIKKIIQAGNYCGEKIWELPLATEYEDELKSTVADIKNIGGTYAGTINGALFLKHFVGKSKWAHLDIAGPSFTSKELAYCSKGATGFLVRTMVRFILNL; encoded by the coding sequence ATGAAAATTTTTACGACCACAAAGCCCCTTCAACAAATGAAGGGAGACATTTTAGTTCTTCCCTACCTTGATGGCAAATTGTTATCCCATCCCTTAATCAAACAAGTCGAAGCAAAATTAAGCGGCACCATTACCGCGCTTTGTAAAAAAACCAAATTTGAAGGTAGCTTTGGCAGCCGCAAATTGATTACCTCCCACGGCCGCTTGCCTTTCGATTATGTTTTAATTTTAGGCATGGGTGATACCAAAAGTTTAACTTTAGAAAGTTTTCGCAAGGCAGCCAGCCGCACTTTAAAAGTTGCACGCAAATTACATGTTCACACGATAGCTTCGGCTTTAAGCCTCATCCCGACTTCTTTTCCTGACACTGAAGTGGCCTCGGCTTTAACCGAAGGAACCTTGTTAGGAAGTTATCAATTTAAAACCTATAAAACCAAAAAAAATCCCTTGCCCAATCCTGAAGCTATGCATTTTATTTTAAGTGGCAAAACCTCCGTGCAAAAATTTACCCAAGGGATTCGCATAGGTGAAACTTTGGCCCAAGGCGTTTACTTATCCCGTGATTTAGGAAATATCCCGGCTGCCGACAAACCACCGTTGAAGCTTGCGCAAATTGCCTCCGGCCTAAAAGGTGTTCGGGTGCGTGTGTTTCGCCAAGCTCAACTTAAAAAAATGAAAATGAATGGCATTTTGGTCGTTGGCAAAGGTTCGGTGCAACCACCGGTATTTGTAGAAATGATTTATCGCCCCCAAGGCCGCTCTAAAAAAGTGGTGGCCTTGGTGGGCAAGGGAATTACCTTTGATAGCGGTGGGCTTTCGCTCAAACCACCCAAAGGCATGGAAGGCATGAAAGACGACATGTCGGGGGCAGGCAATGTTATTGCCATCATGCAAGTACTCGCCCAATTAAAACCGAACATCGAAGTGCGGGGTTATTTTGCGGCCGCTGAAAACATGCCCAGTGGTACTGCTCAACGCCCAGGCGATGTGTATCGCGCCCACAATGGAACCACGGTTGAAGTGCTGAATACCGATGCCGAAGGGCGATTGGTATTGGGTGATGCTTTAAGTTATGCCAGTGATCGCAAACCCGATTACTTAATCGACATGGCGACCCTCACGGGCGCTTGTGTTGTAGCGTTAGGCGAAGAATATGCCGGCATTCTTGGCAACGATACTGAGCTGATTAAAAAAATTATCCAAGCCGGAAATTATTGTGGAGAAAAAATCTGGGAACTACCGCTCGCAACCGAATACGAAGATGAATTAAAAAGTACGGTGGCTGATATTAAAAATATTGGTGGAACCTATGCCGGCACAATTAATGGAGCCCTCTTTTTGAAACATTTTGTTGGCAAATCCAAATGGGCCCACTTAGATATCGCAGGCCCTTCTTTTACTTCTAAAGAGCTGGCTTATTGCAGTAAAGGTGCTACGGGGTTTTTAGTTCGCACGATGGTGCGTTTTATCTTAAATTTGTAG
- a CDS encoding enoyl-CoA hydratase/isomerase family protein, with the protein MAKNQFVTLSQENSILTLTLNRPELLNALSLDLVKELAASLKRVAKQKDIQVVILRGAGASFSAGGDLKHFHRHLKKARQDFATVSEYLNQSILTMRQMPQPVIAAVTGPAYAAGFGLVLAADLAVATVKATFSPSFIKVGLAANASTSFYLPRLLGRKLASEILFLGTKFSAYEALKLGFINRVWFKEKFEEELKHFAEQLLGKPKTTLARMKTLLARSLDASLAAQLKLEKSQISASAGEKAFAEGVAAFVEKRR; encoded by the coding sequence ATGGCAAAGAATCAATTTGTCACCCTATCCCAAGAAAATTCTATTTTAACCCTTACGCTCAATCGCCCTGAATTATTGAACGCTTTGAGTTTAGATTTAGTAAAAGAGTTGGCGGCTTCGTTGAAGCGAGTGGCCAAGCAAAAAGATATTCAAGTTGTGATTCTGAGAGGGGCTGGGGCAAGCTTTTCAGCCGGCGGCGATCTTAAACACTTTCATCGCCATTTAAAAAAGGCCCGCCAAGATTTTGCAACGGTGAGTGAATATTTAAACCAAAGTATTTTAACGATGCGGCAAATGCCCCAACCGGTGATTGCTGCCGTCACTGGCCCCGCTTATGCAGCTGGCTTTGGATTGGTGCTAGCTGCTGATTTGGCGGTTGCCACGGTAAAGGCCACTTTTTCGCCTTCTTTTATTAAAGTGGGTTTAGCTGCCAATGCCTCCACAAGTTTTTATTTGCCCCGTTTGTTGGGGAGAAAATTAGCTTCTGAAATATTATTTTTAGGAACCAAGTTTAGCGCTTACGAGGCTTTGAAACTTGGTTTCATTAATCGCGTTTGGTTTAAAGAAAAGTTTGAAGAAGAATTAAAACATTTTGCAGAACAACTGCTAGGCAAACCCAAAACAACTTTAGCCCGGATGAAGACACTATTAGCGCGTAGCTTAGATGCCTCTTTAGCAGCACAATTAAAATTAGAAAAAAGTCAGATCAGCGCTAGTGCAGGTGAGAAGGCCTTTGCAGAAGGGGTGGCGGCATTTGTCGAAAAACGGAGATAG
- a CDS encoding thermonuclease family protein: protein MKRSYKKYLHFSLIVVAFLSGYFSNDLRSTPHSISQEQIHPVSLEAVVTRVVDGDTVVLEGGQRVRLIGVDAPELFDGEKLDRQSRKLKIAKGTLMGLGERSKGFLVQFIQGKPVRLEFDHELCDAFGRTLAYLYLKVGSQEVLVNQQIIADGFATTLKKYSFKKQDQFLKTEQQAQQANKGLWQEQAFRAINF from the coding sequence ATGAAAAGATCCTATAAAAAATATTTACATTTCTCGTTGATCGTAGTTGCTTTTTTGTCGGGCTATTTTAGCAACGATCTTCGTTCTACTCCTCATTCTATTTCGCAAGAACAAATTCATCCGGTGAGTTTGGAGGCAGTTGTCACTCGAGTGGTGGATGGTGATACCGTCGTTTTAGAAGGTGGGCAAAGGGTGCGGCTGATTGGGGTTGATGCGCCTGAGCTTTTTGATGGTGAAAAACTCGATCGACAAAGTAGAAAATTAAAAATTGCTAAAGGTACTCTGATGGGGTTGGGTGAGCGGTCTAAGGGTTTTTTGGTTCAGTTCATACAAGGCAAGCCCGTGCGTTTAGAATTTGACCACGAACTTTGCGATGCCTTTGGTAGAACTTTGGCCTATCTTTATCTCAAAGTGGGTAGCCAAGAAGTTTTGGTGAACCAACAAATCATTGCCGATGGCTTTGCAACAACTTTGAAAAAGTATTCTTTTAAGAAACAAGATCAATTTTTAAAGACCGAGCAGCAAGCCCAGCAAGCAAATAAGGGCCTTTGGCAAGAACAAGCGTTTAGAGCGATCAATTTTTGA
- the icd gene encoding NADP-dependent isocitrate dehydrogenase produces the protein MAAYQKLTPPQTGTKITMGASGKLQVPDDPIIPFIEGDGTGPDIWRASKRVFDAAVARVFGGKKQIVWFEIYAGEKAKQFYGDACPPNYLPEDTLVAIKEYNVAIKGPLTTPVGKGMRSINVALRQELDLYVCLRPVRYFKGVPSPVKHPDAIDMVIFRENSEDIYAGIEWERGSPEAKKLIDFLQKELGVKKIRFPESSGIGIKPVSEDGTKRLVRSAIQYAISHHRKSVSFVHKGNIMKFTEGAFRNWGYEVAKQEFGDQTVAWEDCKGVVPQGKILIQDVIADNFLQQILTRPKEYDVIATLNLNGDYISDALAAQVGGIGIAPGGNINYLTGRAVFEATHGTAPKYTNQDKVNPGSVILSGAMMFEYLGWEKVSEAIYQALGKTIQDKTVTYDFARLMQDAKEVKCSEFASAIIENL, from the coding sequence ATGGCCGCCTATCAAAAATTAACCCCACCCCAAACCGGAACTAAGATTACCATGGGGGCCTCTGGCAAGCTCCAAGTACCGGATGATCCTATCATTCCCTTTATTGAGGGCGATGGCACCGGTCCCGATATTTGGCGGGCTTCTAAGCGGGTCTTTGATGCGGCCGTTGCCAGGGTTTTTGGGGGGAAAAAGCAAATCGTTTGGTTTGAAATTTATGCGGGTGAAAAGGCCAAGCAATTTTATGGCGACGCTTGCCCGCCCAACTACCTACCTGAAGATACCTTAGTGGCTATTAAAGAATATAATGTTGCAATCAAAGGCCCCCTTACCACGCCCGTGGGCAAAGGCATGCGCAGTATTAATGTGGCCCTGCGGCAAGAGCTTGACCTTTATGTTTGTTTGCGGCCCGTGCGGTATTTTAAGGGAGTGCCCTCGCCGGTTAAACATCCTGATGCCATCGACATGGTGATTTTTAGGGAAAACAGCGAAGACATTTATGCCGGGATTGAGTGGGAAAGGGGTTCCCCCGAAGCTAAGAAACTCATCGATTTTTTACAAAAAGAATTGGGAGTTAAAAAAATTCGTTTTCCCGAAAGCTCAGGTATTGGCATTAAACCTGTGTCCGAGGATGGTACCAAGCGGTTAGTCAGGTCAGCGATTCAATATGCCATCAGTCATCATCGCAAGAGTGTGAGCTTTGTTCACAAAGGTAATATTATGAAATTTACCGAGGGGGCATTCCGCAATTGGGGCTATGAAGTTGCCAAACAAGAGTTTGGCGATCAAACCGTGGCGTGGGAAGATTGTAAAGGGGTGGTGCCTCAAGGCAAAATCCTCATTCAAGATGTGATTGCCGATAATTTTTTACAACAAATTCTCACGCGGCCAAAAGAATATGATGTTATTGCAACGCTTAATCTTAATGGCGATTATATTTCTGATGCCCTAGCGGCTCAGGTAGGTGGCATCGGTATTGCACCGGGTGGCAATATTAATTACCTCACCGGCAGGGCCGTGTTTGAGGCCACTCATGGCACAGCCCCTAAATATACCAATCAAGACAAAGTCAACCCAGGCTCGGTGATTTTATCAGGGGCTATGATGTTTGAATATTTGGGTTGGGAAAAAGTGAGCGAGGCCATTTATCAAGCCTTGGGCAAGACCATCCAAGATAAAACCGTCACCTATGATTTTGCTCGTTTGATGCAAGATGCAAAAGAAGTCAAATGTTCGGAATTTGCTAGCGCGATTATTGAGAATCTTTAA
- the mdh gene encoding malate dehydrogenase, whose translation MRKKIALIGAGNIGGELAQRVVVKQLGDVVLFDIVEGVPQGKALDLMEARPVDASDCRVTGTQDYKDIQGSDVVIITAGLARKPGMSRDDLLNTNLGIMKKVAEGVKEYASKAFVIVVSNPLDAMVYAMKELSGLPANKVAGMAGVLDSSRFRFFVADALGVSVQDVTALVMGGHGDDMVPIIRFCTVNGIPLTDLMPKDKIDAIIKRTQLAGGEIVGLLKTGSAYFSPAASAIAMAESYLKDQKRVLACAAYLNGEYGIKGYYMGVPVVIGAGGVEKVIEAKLQPEEQEALKTSFGHVKALVDAIKL comes from the coding sequence ATGCGAAAAAAAATAGCCTTAATTGGCGCAGGAAATATCGGTGGTGAATTAGCCCAAAGAGTGGTGGTGAAACAGCTAGGCGATGTGGTGTTGTTTGACATCGTCGAGGGTGTTCCTCAAGGGAAAGCGCTCGATTTAATGGAAGCACGGCCGGTTGATGCCTCGGATTGTCGAGTTACTGGGACTCAAGATTATAAAGATATTCAAGGCTCCGACGTGGTGATTATCACCGCAGGTCTTGCCCGTAAACCGGGCATGAGCCGTGATGATTTGTTGAACACCAATTTGGGTATCATGAAAAAAGTGGCTGAAGGGGTGAAAGAATATGCATCCAAGGCATTTGTGATTGTGGTTTCTAACCCACTCGATGCCATGGTTTATGCCATGAAAGAATTATCGGGGTTGCCTGCCAATAAAGTTGCAGGCATGGCCGGTGTGCTCGATTCTTCCCGGTTTCGTTTCTTTGTAGCCGATGCTTTAGGTGTGAGCGTGCAAGATGTGACGGCGTTGGTGATGGGTGGCCATGGCGATGACATGGTACCTATTATTCGTTTTTGCACGGTGAATGGAATTCCGCTAACCGATCTTATGCCTAAAGATAAAATCGATGCCATTATTAAACGCACTCAATTGGCCGGTGGTGAGATTGTGGGTTTATTAAAAACCGGCAGCGCCTATTTTTCGCCCGCCGCGAGTGCGATTGCCATGGCCGAGAGTTATTTGAAAGATCAAAAGCGAGTGCTGGCTTGTGCGGCCTATTTGAACGGCGAATATGGCATTAAAGGTTATTACATGGGTGTGCCCGTGGTCATTGGGGCAGGCGGTGTCGAAAAAGTAATCGAAGCCAAATTGCAACCAGAGGAGCAAGAAGCATTAAAGACCAGCTTTGGGCACGTTAAAGCCCTCGTTGATGCGATTAAGCTTTAG
- a CDS encoding type II toxin-antitoxin system Phd/YefM family antitoxin, protein MERTNALKMRQNLGKVLKRLRLIGKPILVEQNRKPVAALISLEDYQKRFVDIEADQKREALVQEIKRAKLQLPSGKSSLDLIRELRGS, encoded by the coding sequence ATGGAAAGAACTAATGCGCTTAAAATGCGGCAAAATTTAGGTAAAGTCTTAAAAAGATTACGCTTAATTGGGAAACCCATTTTGGTAGAACAAAATCGTAAACCCGTGGCTGCGCTGATTAGCCTCGAGGACTATCAAAAAAGATTTGTGGATATAGAAGCTGACCAAAAACGAGAGGCCCTTGTCCAAGAAATTAAAAGGGCTAAACTTCAATTACCTTCGGGGAAATCTTCCCTTGATTTAATCCGGGAGTTAAGAGGGTCATGA
- a CDS encoding type II toxin-antitoxin system VapC family toxin produces the protein MISIIDASVAIKWFVEDEINKNKSLKILDEIKSSPTDFAVPELFFNEMLAVFCRLVDEAKKIQTYLEVLENLGWARLDNGHETLKKAAELAKKYKITGYDAIYVANAYLVKGRWITADQEAHKKIASLSISKILG, from the coding sequence ATGATTTCCATTATTGATGCTTCTGTGGCTATCAAATGGTTTGTTGAAGACGAAATTAATAAAAATAAATCTTTAAAGATTTTAGATGAAATAAAATCTTCACCCACTGATTTTGCCGTACCAGAACTTTTTTTCAATGAAATGCTAGCTGTTTTTTGTCGCCTCGTTGATGAGGCGAAGAAAATCCAAACCTATCTTGAGGTGCTAGAAAATTTAGGTTGGGCAAGACTCGACAATGGCCATGAGACCTTAAAAAAAGCCGCTGAGTTAGCCAAAAAATATAAAATTACCGGTTACGATGCTATCTATGTGGCTAATGCTTATTTAGTCAAAGGCCGCTGGATTACCGCCGATCAAGAAGCGCACAAAAAGATTGCTTCTTTGAGCATATCAAAGATATTAGGTTAA
- a CDS encoding hotdog fold thioesterase, translating into MSVNIKQLEALCKNTLGTTLGMEILEAEMGKVVVTMPVGPKVHQPFGILHGGASVALAESAASLGACLSLDLEKQRAVGIEINANHIKSKQDGTLKATAVPVHLGKSTQVWEIKIVDEKGTLICISRCTLAVISTEK; encoded by the coding sequence ATGTCGGTCAATATCAAACAACTAGAAGCTTTGTGTAAAAATACTTTAGGCACGACCTTAGGGATGGAAATCCTCGAGGCCGAGATGGGCAAGGTCGTTGTGACCATGCCGGTGGGGCCTAAGGTGCATCAGCCCTTTGGGATTTTACATGGGGGTGCCTCGGTGGCCTTGGCCGAAAGTGCAGCAAGCTTGGGTGCATGCTTGAGTTTAGATTTAGAAAAGCAGCGAGCCGTAGGGATTGAAATCAATGCCAATCACATCAAATCCAAGCAAGACGGTACTTTGAAAGCAACAGCCGTGCCCGTGCATTTGGGTAAATCCACTCAAGTGTGGGAAATTAAAATCGTTGATGAAAAAGGCACGCTGATTTGCATTTCTCGCTGCACCTTGGCGGTTATTTCCACCGAAAAATAA
- a CDS encoding ATP-binding protein, giving the protein MLHRYLTSPIQQDALTSQKMAFISGPRQVGKTSLAQELLTNSENYFNWDDAAFAKAWVKNPESALNPAHPGPVVIDEIHKYRFWKKTLKGMYDKHKDKFNFIITGSARLDLYQKGGDSLLGRYYPYRLYPFTVSETATPTMNPENLEPNKINYPLKDLLQLTGFPDPLLQSNAGQAERWSRLRKERLLREDIRDFKNIRELQLMRILIEILPEKIGSPLSINSLREDLQISYSVLRDWIEILKNLYICFQIPPYHKKIARSLVKESKYYLYDWIDIKSDGAKLENVVALHLLKACHFWTDCAVGTYDLYYIRTLDKLEIDFCITKKGEPWMLVECKSNDLALSPALIKMHRLFPKAKAIQLTLKNIDKVDLPSGIRIINVEKFLSLFM; this is encoded by the coding sequence GTGCTTCATCGCTATTTAACCAGCCCTATTCAACAAGATGCCTTAACCAGCCAAAAAATGGCCTTTATCTCGGGGCCCAGACAGGTAGGCAAAACAAGCCTGGCGCAAGAATTACTGACGAATTCAGAAAATTATTTTAACTGGGATGATGCTGCCTTTGCCAAGGCATGGGTCAAAAACCCCGAATCAGCCCTCAACCCTGCCCACCCCGGGCCTGTGGTCATCGATGAAATCCACAAATATCGTTTTTGGAAGAAAACCCTTAAAGGGATGTATGACAAGCACAAAGATAAATTTAATTTTATTATTACCGGTTCGGCAAGGCTTGATCTGTATCAAAAAGGTGGTGATAGTCTATTGGGTCGTTATTATCCCTATCGCTTATATCCTTTTACCGTTAGCGAAACAGCCACCCCTACTATGAATCCAGAAAACTTAGAGCCTAATAAAATCAATTACCCTTTAAAAGATCTGTTACAACTTACAGGTTTTCCTGACCCTCTGTTACAGAGCAATGCAGGGCAAGCCGAACGTTGGTCTCGCTTACGCAAAGAACGGCTCCTCCGAGAAGATATTCGCGATTTTAAAAACATTCGCGAACTACAATTAATGCGTATCCTGATTGAAATTTTACCAGAAAAAATTGGCAGCCCGTTGTCTATCAATAGTTTGCGGGAAGACTTGCAAATTTCATATTCAGTCTTAAGGGATTGGATCGAAATCTTAAAAAACTTGTATATCTGTTTTCAAATACCCCCCTATCATAAAAAAATTGCCCGTAGCCTTGTCAAAGAATCAAAGTATTATCTCTATGATTGGATAGACATCAAATCGGATGGGGCAAAACTAGAAAATGTTGTTGCGCTCCACCTCTTAAAAGCATGCCATTTTTGGACCGACTGTGCTGTAGGGACCTACGATTTGTATTACATCCGCACCCTAGATAAATTAGAAATTGATTTCTGCATCACGAAAAAAGGAGAACCTTGGATGCTGGTAGAATGCAAATCCAATGATCTAGCGCTTTCACCCGCTCTCATCAAAATGCATCGTCTCTTTCCTAAAGCTAAGGCTATTCAATTAACCTTAAAAAACATCGACAAAGTTGATCTTCCTTCAGGAATTCGCATCATCAATGTTGAAAAATTTTTAAGCCTTTTTATGTAA